The Candidatus Eisenbacteria bacterium genome includes the window GGGCGTCTGGATTTGACCAAGCGACCGGGTACGGCAGGCTGAACGCGCGTCGGCTGCTGAAGGAGTTCACGAATGCGTATTTTCAACGATACGAAGCTGTGGGCGGTACTGACCTAGGTGGCCCGCCGAGTCCCTACACCTGCGTGATCCATAATGTCCCCGGTCTCGCTCCTGGAACCTACGCAGTCCGACGGCACGAGGTACAGAAGACAGTCAACATGGGTCAAGCGCACGTTTGGGGTCTGGAGACAACGCAAGGGTGGCCGATTGCCGACCAGGTGCTTCCGGCTTCGCAGCGGGCCCTGTACAACACCGGGTGGTGTGAGCCGGCCGCCTATGGTCCGACCACCGTCACGTTGCGTACATACGTCTATGAGGTGTACACAACCCTGCTAGAGTGGATTGGCTGGTATCCTTGTCAGCCGTCACAGGTTGTGTTCCGGTGGGGCGGGTATTCCCCAGTTGTGGCAGCGCCCACCCTGACCGCGCCGAACGCCTCTCAGTCCTTCTTTGTTCCGGAGGCCGATGCCGTAGCCAACCCGACAGTGGGCACCAATGCTCTTAAGTATTTCTATACATGCCCCAACGTGGACGTCTCTAATCACAGCGCCCGTCTCCACATCGTCGTGCGCGATTCGCTGGGTGCCGGAATCGCGGGGATCGATCCTGCAGAGATATTTGCTCTCCTTAATGGCGGGACGGCGGCTCAGGGGTTTTCGGGCGCCGGGTCCGACTCCGTGATAGCCAATTCCCAGTACAATCCCCTGGCCGCTTGCCCGGACCTGCGAACAATCAGCGCAGATGCCGCAACAGACGCGAGCGGGAACGCATACATCACCCTGATCGGTAGCGCCCCCGGAAGCCCTGGCGTTGGCTTGCGCGACCCCCAGCGCAAGTGGGGCCACTACGATTCTGAGATTCCGGTATATGTGCGCGGTGTGAAGCTCCAGGGAAGGCTCACGAGCGGCTCTGCAAACGGGTCTTACAAACTGTCGATGAAGAACGCAGACCTCGTCGCCGGGCTTACAACCCTTGCAAATCAAGGTGAAGTCGTTAATAGCCTGGATTACAACGATGTCGCCTCCCATGCTATTTATAATGAGCCAGATTCTGCAGACCCATTAAACTGGTGGCGCGACTTTGACAATAGTGGGTTTGTAAACTCAATCGACCTCAATTTCGTGAACGCGCACGCGAATCACAAGTGTGACGTTCCGAACAACCCATGAACGAACGAATCGCGACTGGAACGATGTTTGCGGGAGGTAACCTACTATGAGGAAGACATCGGTGTTATTCCTAGCTTGTGCGGTGATCGTCATGGTCACTGCGCAGAACCCAGCCAAAGCGCAGTATCTGTACGTCGATAGCAACGGCGATGGCCTCTCTACGGCGAGCGACCGGCTAAACGCGACCGGCCCGACAAGGGTCTCGATTTGGCTTAGAACCGATACGAACAAGGACGGATCCAAAGCCGTGTACGCGCGTTCCCCATCTCAACCGCTGACGATGTTCTCCTATGAATTCATCCTTCATGCGGCCGGCGGGACGGTCAAATGGGGCGCGTATACCAATCTCATCGCCACCATGGGGGACGGATTTGGAGAATTCAGCAACGCCACCGATTTCTACACCGGGCACGGGGGCCTGACACCGCTGCCGCCCGGGAAGCACCAGCTCGGGACCCTAACAGTGACGGCCGCCTCAGGTGACCCCCGCCTCTCGTTTGCATCAACGACGTCGATCCGCCCCGACCTCCACACCTCATTCGGATCGTTGTGCATCGGGAAGGACGGCGACCACACGCTCAAGTATACGGATGATCCGTCACAGGTGGGCGTTGCTCCCCAGGAGGTCGCTGGCGACTGGACCGGGGCTGACGGCACGAACGCTCCTGCCGGCGCGGCACTCGCGTCCGGCTTGGAATCGAGTTCCCAAAGCCAAGCACCGCACCCCGATGGAGTCTCGCCAAACCCACTAAACCCGCAAGGGTGGATCACATTTACGATGAAGCTCCCTGGATTCGCACGTGTTACTCTCTTCGACACGAACGGACGTCTCGTGAGGACACTTCTGGACAGGCAGGATCTCGGCCAGGGTACTCAATCGGTGCGCATCGACGGGCTGAATAGACAAGGAAAGCGTCTTGGTTCCGGCGTGTACTTCTACAGGATCGAGACCTCGGAGGGGATGAAACAAGGGAGGTGTGTAGTTCTGAAATAGCGCAATACCTGCCCCTCAATCCGATGGGGTCCGATCTGTGGATGGTCCCTCAAGGAAAGTCGGCGGACGGCAGAGCCTCAAGCCCGAGTAAGCGAGTTTGAAGAGGGTTACGTTCGGGGAGCCAGATCACTGAAACGCGAACTCTTGGGTTCGCGGTGGAGATAGGGGCCCCGGCGCGGGAACGCATCGGGGCCTTCACGTATCTACGCGTCAGGGCGCGGCTTGGCGCAGTGTAGCGGCACGAGTGGGTTTGTTGGCCGCGAAACGGCGTTCCGATGCAGCCTCGGGGACTTGCTACCGGAAGGGCCCATCCGCCACAATGCGGCTCTCTTGATCTCTGGCTCTCTCGTCACCTGAGTGGGTGGGTGCGCGGACCGGAGCGCGATCGGAGGTAGGGTGAATAGACTCGCACTCTTGGTCATCGGGTTGACCCTGGCGCCGACTCATGCCAGCGCCCAGCCGATAGCCGTACCCGACGTGGGTTCGGCCGGGGTCGGTGTCTTCGCCCACCGGACTTATCGGGATTTCAAGCTGTCGAATGGAGACCGGTGGAGTGCACGCTGGACCCGTAATGGCCTACTCGTTCATGCGACGGTTGCGCACCGTGTCGTATTCATGGCGACGGGCAGTTATGAACGCCCGTATACGGATTCGCGCTATCCCGGCAGGATCTACCAAGGGCTAGGGATCGGTGGAGGTGCTACCTTCTACCCCGTCATCGCGGGCGCTTATCGCATCGGGGCCAGCTTCAGGTGGTATCGGCACACCTGGCTCGATCAGTCCATACAGCACTTCGACAAGGCGGCCGAGGGCACCTCAGTTGCCCTGCAGGTCGAACGAGGATTCAAGAGGAGATTACTGAATGCACTCGTTTGGGTCGCGCCTGCATACCTGAGGGACCGCACATCCGAACATCGCGGCATCTATCCTGAATCCGCACTCGCGTCCAGTAACAACCTCGGCGCTATATGCGGGGCGAGCCTCGCCCTGTGGGGGCACCTGGACCCGTACGTGCAGCTTGGAGTCGTGGAACATCTGCAGACTCAGGTTGGGGTCAGCTACATCTACTGAGAGAACCCCAGATCACTGAAACGGGAACTTTCCGGTTCGCGGTCGAGATAGGTGGCCCCGGTGCCGAGAGCTGCCGGGGTCCAGTGCTTTGGCCCTTGGTATGCGATATTGAGGCCCTAGGCGGCCCCGCGGCGGTCGTGGTGGGGGTCACGCTGCCCTGGCAGAACGCCGGCGAGGTGGGTGCCGCTCCTCGATACCTTCGCAGAGCACCTGGCCTCCGACGCGAAGAAGCTGATCGAGGACGAGGAGACCGGGGCGAAGTCCTATCGGTACATCCCGTACGGGTACGAATCACTATTCCCTAGCATTCACCTACGATTGGCTCGCCTCGGAGCAGGAGCGAAGATCATGCGGGGACTGCTTCATCAACGTCTTCGACGAGGATGATGATTCCATGCGGCCCATTATGTGGCCGTATATCCGCGCGATGCGGAACGAGGGCATTGAGTGGCCGCCGCGGCGGGACCGGGAGTTCTAGCGGGACAAGGATACCTAGGGGACAAGAGGTTGGCGGCTCTTGACGGCCTCATACAGGCGCAGGAACCAGTCGTACTTCGGGGTGTGCTCTGGATATTTCTCGCGTAGTTGTGTGACTCTGGTGGCGGCAGAGAATCCCCACATGATGTTGAATGGTTTGACAATCCAGCGTCCCTCGTAGAATAGCAATGGGCGAAGGAAGACATCGGCAGCC containing:
- a CDS encoding T9SS type A sorting domain-containing protein, whose product is MRKTSVLFLACAVIVMVTAQNPAKAQYLYVDSNGDGLSTASDRLNATGPTRVSIWLRTDTNKDGSKAVYARSPSQPLTMFSYEFILHAAGGTVKWGAYTNLIATMGDGFGEFSNATDFYTGHGGLTPLPPGKHQLGTLTVTAASGDPRLSFASTTSIRPDLHTSFGSLCIGKDGDHTLKYTDDPSQVGVAPQEVAGDWTGADGTNAPAGAALASGLESSSQSQAPHPDGVSPNPLNPQGWITFTMKLPGFARVTLFDTNGRLVRTLLDRQDLGQGTQSVRIDGLNRQGKRLGSGVYFYRIETSEGMKQGRCVVLK